tatatatgtgtgagtttattcatatatatacatatatatatatatatatatatatatatatatatatatatatatatgtatttacacacaaacacacacacacacacacacacacacacacgcacgcacatgtgtatatatatatatatatatatatatatatatatatatatatatgtatatatatacatatatacatatatgcatgtgtgtgtgcctacatacacacacaaatacatacatacacaaataaacacagacacacacacacacgcacgcacgtacacacgcacacaaacacacacacacacacaatatatatatatatatatatatatatatatatatatatatatacatataaacatatatataaatatctgtgtgtgtgagtgtgtgtgtgtgtgtgtgtgtgtgtgtgtgtgtgtgtgtgtgtgtgtgtgtgtgtgtgtgtgtatgtgtgtgcgtgcgtgcgtgcacttaAATAGGTGCATAGATGGATATCTATGAATTTTCGTTTTCCAGGCAGTGACTCTGTTTGCAATGTTCATCTACATGGTCGTATTAATTATAGTGATTGCTGGAACGATTCTCCTGGCCTTGCAAAACGCGATAGGggccatcatcaccttcacttcATTGGGTAATTACATCTCTTTACTgtttaactcttctctctctctctctctctctctctctctctctatatatatatatatatatatatatatatatatatatatacaaatagatagatatatagatagatatacatatatatgtatatgtatatatatatatatatatatatatatatatatatatatatatatatatatatgtatatatatatatttatatatacatacctgcagtATACTAATAAAcgcaatcataataacagtaatgctactaacaatgataataataacaacccatAAAACTAAAGCAGTGGCGATAACACCGGCCTTTCTACGCGCAGGCCTGTTGTCCTTCGGGTTGGTCGCGGCGCTGCAGTGGTTCCTGTCGTCCCTGGAGAGCAGCGCCAGGGACCCCCCTCCGCCCTACAGAGCTTCGTGGTGGTTCCATTACTGGAGACGCTCAGCCTCCAATGCGCGGATTCAAACGTCTGCCTTACACGAACGCAGCGCTCTCGATCCAGCCACGCCctcgaatgtctctctctcttcggtgggcgtgggcgtgagggaggaagagtctGACGGAGGGACAAGGACGGCTGATGGGCGCGTTTTCATCTCGCTTCCAAAAATGGATGACGAAGATCCGCCATCTTATGAGGAGGCAATGAGGGCTTGTGCAGCAGCTAACTTATGATGTCACTGAGGTAGCATCGTTGAGTTGAATGTATTTAAGGTAATTTCATAAAAATGATTTATGTGAGTAGCTCAATGGTGCATTTGAAAACGTGAAAATCTCGCTATTTCAAATGCTGTATATTTCCATACTCTGTTTTGTATATCACTTTGTTTGGTTTATTCATCTTAATCATTTTCCCTCATATTTTCGTAAATTTACACAAGACGCGAAAACATAATTAACTTGGACAACTGTGCCATTTCAAATATGTATTTTTCACTGCATATCCTTTCATAACATCAAGTCACCAACATATTGATcgcgaataaataaaaatggtacAAGTTGTTTAAATAACCAAACTTTCTTCATCAACTCCATGTCAAGATAGAGGAGTTCATATGACAAAAAGGAACAGCAAACACGCTTTAACGTTATAAAAGTCCCAATTCAAGAACGAGAAAAGGTAATTAGCAAAACCACAatcaaaggaagaagacgaatggtacgataaaaacgaagaaaaaagtggaaaagaatTAACGCGTAATAGGGTACATTAATTTACATAATCATAGTCCCCCCGAAAGATAACTAAGTTTAAGGACGAGAGAATTGCGAAATCTCTCCTCGTCCGCTTGCGTCCTCACCTctcaggcagggagggagggagagagagagagaaagagagagagagagagagagagagagagagagagagagagagagagagagagagagagagagagagagagagagagagagagagagagagagcagaatggaCTGTCATGCGCATGAGTATGAGGCTGGATAAGTAGATGATTGGGTAGATATCCATGCAATTAAGATGTGTAGACGCGTGTCAGAATAAGTAAAAAGTAGAAGTCAaaagagcacacatggttcacagtaaaacgtaatgttaaaaaataaaacacgtcCAGCATAGATACACataggcaagtaaaaggggcagtacaaccttgtttcagcAGCCGTGGTGTAAAAACCACAGAACAGTCAAAGTATCCACTTCAAGTAATAAATAGGAAAtgttgtaataaaataaaatatacaaattataaaaccgtaaataaaattaatataacactcgacgaaaagaataagaaaatatataaatatcataaaaaaatatgtaaaacaatatGCTGCGATTAATTAATACAAATCGGAAAATTAGTAACATTCTTTCGCTGTCAAAGAGACATTacaaatatgaacaaataaaaataaaacaataaaaaataaaactgaaattaaAATTCAGTAGGagttttattttcaatatgtacaaaaatgtgtaaacaaacacaaaacacatgtaAAACGAGCCAGcgtaatgaagaaataaaaagaagcgtaaaaatgaggctggcagagggaagtggtccggctgtgctcgactcgccctgtggatcaCGGCAGGATGCTGgttaggatagggataggatgggagcaggagaggataggattaaaggtagaaggtagggcaagcggggaaaaggaatggaaagagggaaatcatcgtagaagtagaaggaagaaaaaaagtgaatgaacaataataataaggtgcgaataagaggggtacgaggggaaatgcggcaggatacaggacaggatagggataggatggaggcaggaaggTAAAGGGGTAGAGATAAAACGTAGAACAAGCAAAAAaacgagcaaagagagagaaactgaagtagaagtagagagaaggaaaaaaaaaaaaaaaaaaaaaaaacgaggggaaaggaagagagtgagaataagggtACAAGACGGATAACAGGATCCGAtcaaggaagtggaggggggggggggggggatgggtatggtgggggggggggggggggtaggaggttgaAAAACTTACAGTTGCTttactgaacatttttttttcatcaggagTTCATATGACTAAAAACAATAGTAACCACACTTTACCATAAAAATAGGTCCCACTTAAAAAACGGAAAGAAGGCAAATGGTAGAAtacaaaacgaaggaaaaagtggaaaaaaattaGCGCTTAATAAGGTACATTGATTTACATaatcatagccccccccccccccccccccccacccccctccccccccccccccccccccccccccccccccccccccccccccccccccccccccccccccccccccccccccccccccccccccccccccccccccccgaaggatAACTAAGTTTAAAGACAAGCGAATTGCGAaatctctcctcgtccctctgtcagggagagagagaaaggaggagagaggagaggagagaggagagaggagtggagagaggagtggagagaggagtggagagagagaggagaggagaggagaggagaggagaggagaggagagagggagagagagagagagagagagagagagagagagagagagagagagagagagagagagagagagagagagagagagagagagagagagagagagagagagagagagagagagagagagagagagagagagagagagagagagagagagagaaagaataataggaCCTCTCCTACACCTCAGTATTTCTACCACTATTCTCGTAACTCAGTCTGACTCAGTCGCTGTCCCTTCTCAGTAGCTAACCCAACGTGTGTTCATTCCATTTGCAGTTGCAAATATAGTGATTAATATTGCAGCAAATGTTTGATTCAAAGAGATGAATTGGAAGTGAATTGAAAAAGGGTGTCAAAAAAACTATACAATATAAATCATGCATATTTGAACTGCTTGTTACTTACAGATCTACACCGTAGGACATATGCTTTCTTATAAcactcattcataattttttttttataggaaattATGTAGGCCTacgtattaaaaaaaatgtttcgatCCTCGTTACCTACTCGTTGTAAAACTTAGGAATAGTAAAACCTAAAGTACGCCTTCTGAACTCTAGAAACTTTATATTCCTTGAAAGTTTCTGAACTCTAGAAACTTTAAAATACTTGAAATGTAGATTTTGAACACTGGAAATCTTGAAGTACCTGATTAAACAGATTCTGAACATTAGAACCAATTTATAATTCAGTGGAAACATGACCTCTACGGAGAGATTTCCTGTTTTTGAATACATTGAGGGGGAGTTTGATTatctgttagtgttattattgttaccgatTGGATTGTTACCAACTTGGCTGTGAGCCAACGAacctatttatttgatatatggtTGAGGAGCTGCTGTTGGGGTAATTCGAGAGTAAATACGTGGTGAAGACTGGAGATTTAAAGTTGATTAAAACCGATGAGGAGAGATCAAGAACTGATGAAGCTTTAGGCTTATGCTCTGAGACCGTTTTTTGTTTCTGCTTATTTGTGTTTCAATCAATGCCTTGgtaattaatattcttatttttactttcaatattgtcatcattatctccattgtcatcattaacataactACCAGAACTATTCATCTGATATAAGAGTAAACCAAAAATAACCATATTGCCATAACCCCGATGGTCCAGCCTTTTCCTCAAAATTATACCGTAGGATATATCGTGGCAATAGTCTTTGGGTAAGATATAGTAGGGCCGCAATGACATTGACAAATATGCCGCGACAGTCTGCGTCACAAGATGAATGGTAAGGTTAACGAATGAAGGAGCTCTGGTGTGTATTGATAATGACTAAAACGCTGTATTTGCTTCCATTTGGTATTGCGGAATGGAAAAGCCTTTGTGTTGCAAGATGTCCAATATTTGAAAATTATCTCGAGTACGTGTAAATTTATGGCTTCGTGTGTTACCTTGTTTAGTGAAGAAATGCGAGATCGTATCAATCAACGCTCTATGgacacttttttgtttttgtcagaattgaatgtattttttatgcaaatatgattttttctgtgtgtgcatatggatatCATCACAAAATCGCAATAGAAAAGTTCAATAATATGTACGATTTCATTTACAATTATTAAAATATCTCATCTCTTGgaagatatatattctttcacttcctgttttttttttttttttttttttaatatcataatagTGAACCGTCATGCTCTTTTTTTTAGTTGAATATATTGCGACGCTTCACCATAATTTTTACTCTTTAATGTTCCGCTCCGACTAGTAACATTGTTTAATTacacttttgtatttgttttacctACGGTGACTCTGAGAACCaattcttcttcactctttttgAATTTGTAGAGAATCTCTCTACAAAGCGAGATTAAAAGCAAGTTAATTTGTTACCTCATACGATCGAGTTGAGATCTCATTATTCGTCAAGAAACCATTTTTCCGCTCTTCGTTAATCATTATCGTCttgattacttcttttttttttattaattgacgTAAAAATGTACGTAAGTTTATTAACGTTAGATTTTAAAGGCCTATTTGAAGCATCCCGAAAGCCATAatctgatggatttttttttttgtttttttatgttggcTCGTGTTCCCTAGAAAACACGGGATCATCTAAATTTGTTCCGACCTAATATACTGGTAAGATTTTTATTCAGAAACGAAACATTATGGAAGCTCCAGATCAAATGGAAAAGTGCCCAACTACTctgcaaggctgtggaaactttcagaTGTATCTCAGACTcagaaaataagttttttttgttgtttttttcttacatcaTTTGTTCTTCATATGGAAGGTAGTATGCTGCTTGATGTTTTGCTTCTTATCGTATCCATCGCGAGTGAGTTCGATGTTCACATACTGTACGGTATTGTCCGCATCTTACACAACTGGATTACAGGCATATGCTTGTCTTTGTCCCTATTTAATATATCAGTAAATCAAGATACACTGCCTATCCTTTGATATTTTAACTATGTATGATTGAAGATATTCATCCCATCAAGGTCAATGCCACATTAAATGGCTTGGATACTTGAAATTTCATACTTCCTTTCAGCGCCTGTCATGATTGACATCATTTTACGTCTATAGAGTAAACTATGATGTACTGCTGAAGGGCACAAAAATATGTTATGGCATCTTTATATACGAGTTCTATATCAAGAAATACGATACgcttcgtaattaatgaaaacatGCTTCTGTCTGAGACGTACttatatttttgaaaaatatCGCTCTGATTAGCTGGCCggaatttatctatttgtatcaaTCTAGAGACTAACAAAACAGGTTTCAATAATGTTCGCGTGAAGGGTTAATGGATATATTACAAAAGAGGCCTTTAGTTTGAACATTTGATACACGTAAACTAACTTTCAATTTTCCTTTCCAAGttatgaagtgtttttttttttttttttttttttttttttttttatgaaagctcAAGGGATAGACTCCGTAAGTGAAAAATGCAGTACCAATTCCAAACATCGTTTATTTTAAGCATTTCCCTGTCCACCTAAATTGTCGCAACTAACCTGGTGACATTACCTTAACCGAGATCGTCTACCTAGAAATTAAAACTTTTTCTTTCCCTAAGCGACTCTTCGTGTAATTGCCAAATTATACACTAGCATACATAGTCATTATAATCCTTTCTAAAAAGTGTAGAATTCTATATTGAGACATAAAGGGTAAGTAACAAATGAAAAGGGGAGGGTGAATATGGAGAAAAGAGACTGAGggcgaggggagatagagggaagacagatagagggggggagggagggagatagatggaagggggtggggaaacaCGGCAATCCTCTTAACATGGAACTGCGTCGTACTCTTGACATTTAATCCTTCAAACTATATgggatttcatttttttatgacaGAGGATTTTTTGCCTTTAGTGAATTGGATGATAAAAGCCAGCACAAATATAGAAGCGGACTGTATTCATGAACACGTACAAACAATATACTTGCTTCTGCTGGTATCTTGCACATTTCTCGTGGTTTCTCTTCTAAATCCTcttatttcctttactttagTAACTGCGTtcatgtctttgtatatatttttgcattatgTAAAAGCGGAGATTgtcacggacaaacacacaaacacacacacacacacacatataaatatacatatatatatatatttaaatatatatgtatatatatatatatattcaaatatatatgtgtatatgtatatatatatataaatatgtatgtatatatatactgatctcATGTCATTTCACATCCTAAATagacagtagagagagagcgatcgattTTGGAATAAGATTACACGCAACTTTGAAGAGCCTAGAAATGTATGAACAGAACGCATTAACGTCCCGCTCCCAcacaacatacacgcatacacatacacacgcctgtCCGCCCCCTTCCCAAGCCGACcgcgacacacacagacaccaacacACCCAGCAGCTACAGACCCGACCGTCACAGCGGCAATCACCTCTCGAAAACTTTTAGTTGGAAACGGGGATAAATCTCCCTCAACGTCACTGCTCGAAGGGACTGTATTAATTCTTGGACCCCACTTAGCGGAGCTTAGCTTTGGGGCCACTCTCAAAAATTCAATTTAAACCAATAATCAGTTTTCCTCGTGATGTATAAGCGCGTTGATCTGGAATTGCTAAAAAAATTCATCCCCGTTGCCAAGACGTCGGGAATACACATGTCGCCTGAGCCCGCGCGAGTGTGCATGCGTTCGTTGTTCAGAGTTAATTAAGTTTATTGCGATGTCCCCCGCGATGGCTCGAAGGCAGGAGCGTCCACGGTGCGCCGGGGTTTTTGGTTTGCCTCTTTCTTTGGCCTTTATTTAGGGGATGGAGGTAGCCATTCTCTGttaactgattatatatatatatatatatatatatatatatatatatatatatatatatatatatatacatttatatatatatatatatatatatatatatatataaatatgtgtgtgtgtatatataaatatataaatatatatatatacatatatatata
The nucleotide sequence above comes from Penaeus chinensis breed Huanghai No. 1 chromosome 3, ASM1920278v2, whole genome shotgun sequence. Encoded proteins:
- the LOC125038128 gene encoding uncharacterized protein LOC125038128, with the translated sequence MLHRKALVKTKAPLGGEKNTKQRNKQTKKKQNTIMARLDRKTKIRAVTLFAMFIYMVVLIIVIAGTILLALQNAIGAIITFTSLGLLSFGLVAALQWFLSSLESSARDPPPPYRASWWFHYWRRSASNARIQTSALHERSALDPATPSNVSLSSVGVGVREEESDGGTRTADGRVFISLPKMDDEDPPSYEEAMRACAAANL